One Kitasatospora sp. NBC_01287 DNA window includes the following coding sequences:
- a CDS encoding helix-turn-helix domain-containing protein, which yields METQQVATAARLLAHDTFDNKCALRPIMDQTTSRWATLIISALIAGPHRFAQLHQRVGGISQKMLSQNLKALARAGLVDRHVAPTNPPQVTYNLTELGVSLAGPLTGLIQWFGRHGEELLAAQEHYDSRQASPRA from the coding sequence ATGGAAACTCAGCAGGTCGCGACGGCCGCCCGACTCCTGGCCCACGACACCTTCGACAACAAGTGCGCGCTCAGGCCGATCATGGACCAGACGACGAGCCGCTGGGCGACACTGATCATCTCGGCCCTCATCGCCGGCCCGCACCGCTTCGCACAGCTGCACCAACGAGTCGGTGGCATCAGCCAGAAGATGCTGTCGCAGAACCTCAAGGCACTGGCCCGGGCCGGGCTCGTCGACCGCCATGTCGCACCCACCAACCCGCCCCAGGTCACCTACAACCTGACGGAACTCGGCGTCAGCCTGGCCGGGCCGCTCACCGGACTCATCCAGTGGTTCGGCCGGCACGGGGAGGAGCTCCTCGCCGCCCAGGAGCACTACGACAGCCGGCAGGCGTCACCGCGCGCGTAA
- a CDS encoding helix-turn-helix transcriptional regulator, producing MNRKKLDPKSSPRAAFGSQLRISREARGWSQIILGERMGYSDSYISAVETGKKSTSRKFARSADAALGTGQTLELMWVGGRRKGFLEGFPEHAAQEVRASEIRIFEPNMIPGLLQTPAYAAALEIAAVQRGSVTQEQADERLKFLATRQKILRRAQPPLYHAVLDESCIRRPVGGPDVMRAQLDFLCEMASQPHVIIQIAPFSLAEHVPFRGFMTLLTFADRSVVGYAESVEQGFVVRGDETVRAWERAYDELQVGALSKTASLELIRRVREELLP from the coding sequence ATGAACCGCAAGAAGCTTGACCCCAAGTCGTCTCCCCGTGCGGCCTTCGGTTCGCAGCTCCGCATCTCAAGGGAGGCGCGCGGCTGGTCCCAGATCATCCTGGGCGAACGCATGGGCTACTCGGACAGCTACATCTCCGCTGTGGAAACAGGCAAGAAATCCACTTCGCGCAAGTTCGCAAGGTCGGCCGACGCCGCCCTCGGCACCGGCCAGACACTCGAACTGATGTGGGTGGGCGGGCGCCGCAAGGGATTCCTCGAAGGCTTCCCCGAGCACGCGGCGCAGGAGGTGCGGGCGAGCGAGATCAGGATCTTCGAGCCCAACATGATCCCGGGACTGCTCCAAACCCCGGCGTACGCCGCCGCTCTGGAGATCGCGGCAGTTCAGCGCGGCAGCGTCACCCAGGAACAGGCGGACGAGCGACTGAAGTTCCTCGCCACCCGGCAGAAGATCCTCCGGCGGGCGCAGCCCCCGCTCTACCACGCGGTGCTGGACGAGAGCTGCATCCGGCGGCCGGTCGGCGGCCCGGACGTGATGCGCGCGCAGCTGGACTTCCTGTGCGAGATGGCGTCCCAGCCCCATGTGATCATCCAGATCGCGCCGTTCAGCCTGGCCGAGCACGTCCCGTTCCGTGGGTTCATGACCCTGCTGACCTTCGCCGATCGGTCGGTCGTCGGCTATGCCGAATCGGTGGAGCAGGGCTTTGTCGTGCGCGGGGACGAGACGGTCAGGGCGTGGGAGAGGGCCTACGATGAGTTGCAGGTGGGAGCCCTGTCGAAGACGGCTTCCCTTGAACTGATCCGTAGGGTCAGAGAGGAGCTGCTCCCATGA
- a CDS encoding alpha/beta fold hydrolase — protein sequence MPYITSADQTSLYYEDWGSGTPIVFVNTWGLGTGMWENQVPFLVEQGFRCVTYDRRGTKRSDRPGHGYDFDTLADDLAALLDQLDLHDVVLVGHSMGGGEVTRYLARHGAQGRVAKAALLSALTPYVSWAEDNPNGFPPFAHDAVAAVIKADRAKYWAGWPGALFGTHLGNQISAETTDWLLREVMETPMMPTLATWHSIFHTDFRDDLRGFTVPTLIVHGTADQNALPELTGRRTAELVPGNTFKEYEGAAHGLFVTHKDQLNADLLDFAKS from the coding sequence ATGCCGTACATCACCAGTGCCGACCAGACCTCCCTCTACTACGAGGACTGGGGCAGCGGCACGCCGATCGTCTTCGTCAACACCTGGGGTCTGGGTACGGGCATGTGGGAGAACCAGGTGCCCTTCCTGGTCGAGCAGGGCTTCCGCTGCGTCACCTACGACCGGCGCGGCACCAAGCGCTCGGACCGCCCGGGCCACGGCTACGACTTCGACACCCTGGCCGACGACCTGGCGGCCCTGCTCGACCAGCTCGACCTGCACGACGTCGTACTGGTCGGCCACTCGATGGGCGGCGGCGAGGTGACCCGCTACCTGGCCCGGCACGGCGCGCAGGGCCGGGTCGCCAAGGCCGCGCTGCTCTCCGCCCTGACCCCGTACGTGAGTTGGGCCGAGGACAACCCCAACGGCTTCCCGCCCTTCGCCCATGACGCGGTCGCCGCGGTCATCAAGGCCGACCGGGCGAAGTACTGGGCCGGGTGGCCGGGCGCGCTGTTCGGCACCCACCTGGGCAACCAGATATCGGCCGAGACCACGGACTGGCTGCTCCGCGAGGTGATGGAGACCCCGATGATGCCGACCCTGGCGACCTGGCACTCGATCTTCCACACCGACTTCCGCGACGACCTGCGCGGCTTCACGGTCCCCACCCTGATCGTGCACGGCACCGCCGACCAGAACGCCCTGCCCGAGCTCACCGGCCGCCGCACCGCCGAGCTCGTCCCCGGCAACACCTTCAAGGAGTACGAGGGCGCCGCGCACGGGCTGTTCGTCACGCACAAGGACCAGCTCAACGCCGACCTGCTGGACTTCGCCAAGTCCTGA
- a CDS encoding GNAT family N-acetyltransferase, with translation MRPITGPDEVELFNRIPYAFNHEVAEDLAAGRRRRDWTWLALDSEGRLLARVAWWSRPGDTDPALLDIFDYLPGHEATGAALLRTALAAVVPEGGTPAKYTRFLPPDWREDPAVRTAVDGRLAIVERLGARLFVERLRLEWTPGSPDADPPSADSPSADSPDAGAVDAGPPVPGPTGRLAFRPVAGEGELLDLLTEILTGTLDAYSLDDLRQMTARQAARLQFDEEFAHFTSPRDWWRVATLPGSGEPVGLVIAARNQYRPIIAYLGVLPAHRGQGHIDEILAEGTRVLAATEPECVRASTDVGNAPMAAAFARAGYAAFEREIVMTWD, from the coding sequence CTGCGCCCCATCACCGGGCCGGACGAGGTCGAGCTCTTCAACCGGATCCCGTACGCGTTCAACCACGAAGTGGCCGAGGACCTCGCCGCCGGGCGCCGCCGCCGGGACTGGACCTGGCTCGCCCTCGACAGCGAGGGCCGGTTGCTGGCCCGGGTCGCCTGGTGGTCCCGCCCCGGCGACACGGACCCCGCGCTCCTCGACATCTTCGACTACCTGCCGGGTCACGAAGCCACCGGCGCGGCGCTGCTCCGCACCGCCCTGGCCGCCGTCGTGCCCGAGGGCGGCACGCCGGCCAAGTACACCCGGTTCCTGCCGCCCGACTGGCGTGAGGACCCGGCCGTACGCACCGCCGTCGACGGGCGGCTGGCCATCGTGGAGCGGCTCGGCGCCCGCCTGTTCGTGGAGCGGCTGCGCCTGGAGTGGACACCCGGCTCACCGGACGCCGACCCACCCAGCGCCGACTCACCCAGCGCCGACTCACCGGACGCCGGGGCGGTCGACGCAGGCCCACCCGTCCCCGGGCCGACGGGGCGGCTGGCCTTCCGCCCCGTCGCCGGCGAGGGCGAACTCCTCGACCTGCTGACCGAGATCCTCACCGGCACGCTGGACGCCTACAGCCTGGACGATCTGCGGCAGATGACCGCGCGCCAGGCCGCCCGGCTCCAGTTCGACGAGGAGTTCGCGCACTTCACCAGCCCGCGCGACTGGTGGCGCGTCGCCACCCTCCCCGGCAGCGGCGAACCGGTGGGCCTGGTGATCGCCGCACGGAACCAGTACCGCCCGATCATCGCGTACCTCGGCGTGCTGCCCGCCCATCGCGGCCAGGGCCACATCGACGAGATCCTCGCCGAGGGCACCCGCGTCCTGGCCGCCACGGAGCCGGAGTGCGTCCGGGCCTCCACCGACGTGGGCAACGCTCCGATGGCGGCTGCCTTCGCCCGCGCCGGGTACGCCGCCTTCGAGCGCGAGATCGTCATGACCTGGGACTGA
- a CDS encoding DUF397 domain-containing protein, which produces MTLDLFGASWFKSSYSDNGGSCVEVAPDFPGVVPVRDSKDPGGPALVFTAEAWQAFARGTAAGAFGAV; this is translated from the coding sequence ATGACTCTCGATCTCTTCGGCGCGTCCTGGTTCAAGTCCAGCTACAGCGACAACGGTGGCTCGTGTGTCGAGGTCGCCCCGGACTTCCCCGGTGTCGTCCCGGTTCGCGACTCCAAGGACCCGGGCGGTCCGGCTCTCGTCTTCACCGCCGAGGCGTGGCAGGCGTTCGCCCGCGGCACGGCCGCTGGCGCGTTCGGCGCCGTCTGA
- a CDS encoding DJ-1/PfpI family protein — protein sequence MDIVIPLFERFEPLDAIGPYEILAHVPGAKVRFVAPEPGRITDVLGSLTVDVPTRYSEVEACDVLLVPGGGGVRDLLDDQRFLDWLCQLHTTTRFTTSVCTGGLLLAAAGLLDGLTAATHWGTAEEIEGYGAAYTPERVVRHGRIITSAGVSSGIDMALRLAALLADETTAQAIQLYTEYDPQPPFDSGSVAKASPAVLERARTLG from the coding sequence ATGGACATCGTGATCCCGCTCTTCGAGCGGTTCGAGCCGCTGGACGCCATCGGACCGTACGAGATCCTGGCCCATGTGCCCGGTGCGAAGGTCCGTTTCGTCGCGCCCGAACCCGGGCGGATCACCGATGTGCTGGGCTCGCTGACGGTCGACGTTCCGACGCGGTACTCCGAGGTCGAGGCGTGTGACGTCCTGCTGGTGCCCGGCGGAGGTGGTGTCCGGGACCTGCTGGACGACCAGCGCTTCCTGGACTGGCTGTGCCAGCTGCACACGACCACCCGGTTCACCACCTCGGTCTGCACCGGCGGGCTGCTGCTGGCGGCGGCGGGGCTGCTCGACGGGCTCACCGCGGCCACCCACTGGGGCACCGCCGAGGAGATCGAGGGCTACGGCGCCGCCTACACGCCCGAGCGGGTCGTCCGGCACGGGCGGATCATCACCTCGGCGGGGGTCTCCTCGGGCATCGACATGGCGCTCCGGCTCGCCGCCCTGCTGGCCGACGAGACCACGGCGCAGGCGATCCAGCTCTACACCGAGTACGACCCGCAACCCCCGTTCGACAGCGGCTCGGTGGCCAAGGCCTCGCCCGCGGTGCTGGAGCGGGCCCGCACGCTGGGCTGA
- a CDS encoding ribbon-helix-helix protein, CopG family, which yields MRQPIPRDTMGPTPPSNPGGRPEVGPKIDVRLPPDTLRRLDDRAEAARKSRAETIRTLIDDGLEHPRTLAELAAERPLELVDQVVDGERPHGVSVHSSGRTFWLSSCPDGWILAHSKDANLIAAFQGAALLAFQRLPVSEVTPRLDSDEPAFPALVAAGRAILDDIGAQERHLMRKLDTMHWPPML from the coding sequence ATGCGACAACCCATCCCGAGGGACACCATGGGCCCCACCCCGCCGAGCAATCCCGGCGGCCGGCCCGAAGTCGGCCCCAAGATCGATGTTCGCCTCCCGCCCGATACCCTCCGGCGTCTCGACGACCGGGCCGAAGCCGCCCGCAAGTCCCGCGCCGAGACCATTCGCACCCTCATCGACGACGGCCTCGAACACCCCCGCACCCTCGCGGAGCTCGCCGCCGAACGCCCCCTCGAACTCGTCGACCAGGTCGTCGACGGCGAGCGCCCCCACGGCGTCTCCGTCCACAGCAGCGGCCGCACGTTCTGGCTCTCCAGCTGCCCGGACGGCTGGATCCTCGCCCACAGCAAGGACGCGAACCTCATCGCCGCCTTCCAGGGCGCGGCGCTGCTCGCCTTCCAGCGCCTCCCCGTCAGCGAGGTGACTCCGCGGCTGGACTCCGACGAGCCCGCCTTCCCCGCCCTGGTCGCCGCCGGACGGGCCATCCTCGACGACATCGGCGCACAGGAGCGCCACCTGATGCGGAAGCTCGACACCATGCACTGGCCGCCCATGCTCTGA
- a CDS encoding DUF397 domain-containing protein gives MNTPVDLSGASWFKSSYSGNGGSCVEVAPNFPGVVPVRDSKDPGGPALVFTAEAWQAFARGTAAGAFGAV, from the coding sequence ATGAACACCCCTGTCGACTTGTCCGGCGCGTCCTGGTTCAAGTCCAGCTACAGCGGCAACGGCGGATCGTGTGTCGAGGTCGCTCCGAACTTCCCCGGTGTCGTCCCGGTCCGTGACTCCAAGGATCCGGGCGGTCCGGCTCTCGTCTTCACCGCCGAGGCGTGGCAGGCGTTCGCCCGCGGCACGGCCGCTGGCGCGTTCGGCGCCGTCTGA
- a CDS encoding alpha/beta hydrolase — protein sequence MAEPIIPPLADAELTAFVDAVRQDPGPPARAVGAAELRRAQRVRAGARPPGPAIAHVEDLAVGPTAVPCRLYRPAAAPRALVVFCHGGMWTIGDLESHDRACRRLALGADAAVLSVDYRRAPEHPWPAAVDDCVAALRWAAAGGAAGAGIAGPILVMGDSAGGNLATLACRRLRDGGGPLPAAQVLVYPNTDLTLSCPSTRSKATGWGLTTDDVAWGAEQWVPEPSRRADPEVSPLHATDLGGLPPAVVVTAEHDPLRDEGDAYAARLAAAGVPVRHRREAGMVHGFLTLDTLSPAAAAAGDRVFADVADLLGRLH from the coding sequence ATGGCCGAACCGATCATCCCCCCGCTCGCGGATGCCGAACTGACCGCCTTCGTCGATGCCGTTCGGCAGGACCCCGGGCCTCCCGCCCGTGCCGTGGGCGCGGCGGAGTTGCGGCGCGCGCAGCGGGTCCGTGCCGGCGCCCGGCCGCCGGGGCCCGCGATCGCCCATGTCGAGGACCTGGCGGTCGGCCCGACCGCCGTGCCGTGCCGCCTCTACCGGCCCGCGGCAGCGCCCAGGGCACTGGTGGTCTTCTGCCACGGCGGGATGTGGACGATCGGCGACCTGGAGTCGCACGACCGGGCCTGCCGCCGACTGGCGCTCGGTGCCGACGCGGCCGTGCTGAGCGTCGACTACCGCCGGGCCCCCGAGCACCCGTGGCCGGCCGCCGTCGACGACTGCGTGGCGGCCCTCCGGTGGGCGGCGGCCGGCGGGGCTGCCGGCGCCGGGATCGCGGGCCCGATCCTCGTCATGGGCGACAGCGCCGGCGGGAACCTCGCCACGCTCGCCTGCCGCCGCCTGCGCGATGGAGGCGGACCGCTGCCGGCCGCCCAGGTCCTGGTGTACCCCAACACCGATCTGACCCTCTCCTGCCCCAGCACGCGGTCGAAGGCAACGGGCTGGGGCCTGACGACCGACGACGTCGCGTGGGGCGCCGAGCAGTGGGTCCCGGAGCCGTCCCGGCGCGCCGACCCCGAGGTCAGCCCGCTGCACGCCACCGACCTCGGCGGGTTGCCGCCCGCCGTGGTCGTCACCGCGGAGCACGATCCGCTCCGGGACGAGGGCGACGCCTACGCCGCTCGGCTGGCCGCCGCGGGCGTTCCGGTCAGGCACCGCCGCGAGGCCGGGATGGTCCACGGATTCCTCACCCTCGACACCCTCTCCCCCGCCGCCGCGGCGGCGGGGGACCGCGTCTTCGCGGACGTCGCCGACCTGCTCGGCCGCCTCCACTGA
- a CDS encoding LLM class flavin-dependent oxidoreductase, with the protein MSLHLHWFLPTGGDGRGLVDRHTYASNLTERAGRAPVGRAAAAIRPPDIDYLAQIARAADRLGFEAVLTPTGTWCEDAWLTTAFLARETERLKFLVAFRPGVISPTLAAQMAATYQRATGGRLLLNVVTGGDSTEQARFGDHLDHDSRYGRTDEFLRVVRGAWTGTPFDFEGAHYQVAGAHVPVPPAPTPPIFFGGSSPAAGPVAARHADVYLTWGEPPAQVKEKIDWIRGLAEAEGRRIRFGIRLHTISRDSARQAWREADRLLDDIGEAEVALAQEQLGKSESVGQQRMLALHQGSREKLEIYPNLWAGVGLVRGGAGTALVGSHEEVADRIEEYHALGVDHFVLSGYPHLEEAYWFGEGVRPVLRSRGLVGPLPGRPRLP; encoded by the coding sequence ATGTCCCTGCACCTGCACTGGTTCCTGCCCACCGGCGGGGACGGCCGCGGCCTGGTGGACCGCCACACCTACGCCAGCAACCTCACCGAGCGGGCCGGCCGGGCACCGGTCGGCCGGGCCGCCGCCGCGATCCGCCCGCCGGACATCGACTACCTGGCCCAGATCGCCAGGGCCGCCGACCGGCTCGGCTTCGAGGCGGTGCTCACCCCCACCGGCACCTGGTGCGAGGACGCCTGGCTGACCACCGCCTTCCTGGCGCGCGAGACCGAGCGGTTGAAGTTCCTGGTGGCCTTCCGCCCCGGGGTGATCTCGCCGACGCTCGCCGCGCAGATGGCCGCCACCTACCAGCGCGCCACCGGCGGACGGCTGCTGCTCAACGTGGTGACCGGCGGCGACTCGACCGAGCAGGCCAGGTTCGGCGACCACCTGGACCACGACAGCCGCTACGGCCGCACCGACGAGTTCCTCCGCGTGGTGCGCGGCGCCTGGACCGGCACGCCCTTCGACTTCGAGGGTGCGCACTACCAGGTCGCCGGGGCGCACGTGCCGGTACCGCCGGCCCCGACCCCGCCGATCTTCTTCGGCGGCTCCTCCCCCGCCGCCGGACCGGTCGCCGCCCGGCACGCCGACGTCTACCTGACCTGGGGCGAACCGCCCGCCCAGGTCAAGGAGAAGATCGACTGGATCCGCGGCCTCGCGGAGGCCGAGGGGCGCCGGATCCGCTTCGGCATCCGGCTGCACACCATCTCGCGCGACTCCGCACGGCAGGCCTGGCGCGAGGCCGACCGGCTGCTGGACGACATCGGCGAGGCGGAGGTCGCGCTGGCCCAGGAGCAGCTGGGGAAGAGCGAATCGGTCGGCCAGCAGCGGATGCTGGCGCTGCACCAGGGCTCGCGCGAGAAGCTGGAGATCTATCCGAACCTCTGGGCGGGCGTGGGCCTGGTCCGGGGCGGCGCGGGCACCGCGCTGGTCGGCAGCCACGAGGAGGTGGCCGACCGGATCGAGGAGTACCACGCGCTGGGCGTGGACCACTTCGTCCTCTCCGGCTACCCGCACCTGGAGGAGGCCTACTGGTTCGGCGAGGGCGTGCGCCCCGTGCTCCGGTCCCGCGGCCTGGTCGGCCCGCTCCCCGGCCGACCGCGCCTGCCGTAG
- a CDS encoding G1 family glutamic endopeptidase has product MSAPNHLRRIPALASLATLLLGLLGTGTAQAAPSLVQEHAGVGCSVPFTVKTPTDAAQSDPSRLAAALGLPGSSQVIAKAVDRHVTWLSSISCKPRPDRTRRPSTTGTPVAANGSSINWSGYIAYNASSPTYVQSEWTVPAISTADPTVGNTNSSIWPGIGGWDGVSGELLQDGTEQDATCALLLGSLCTEHTTSTYFWLEDYPAEPEQEITNLVPKAGDSVAAVTSYSSGTVSFTLCDFTANQCVQGSQAAKAPGNSAEWIVERPSVNGRISALSDFGTATLTDNVFNDANRYEQLPQDSNASAFDMFNSSGNQLDATGSLGSDGTTFSVNWERSS; this is encoded by the coding sequence ATGTCCGCACCGAATCATTTGCGCAGGATCCCCGCGCTGGCCTCACTGGCCACCCTGCTGCTCGGGCTACTGGGAACCGGCACCGCACAGGCCGCGCCATCGCTGGTCCAGGAGCACGCCGGCGTCGGCTGCAGCGTGCCCTTCACCGTGAAGACCCCGACCGACGCCGCCCAGTCCGATCCGAGCAGACTCGCGGCGGCCCTGGGGCTTCCGGGCTCCAGCCAGGTCATCGCGAAGGCGGTCGACCGGCATGTCACCTGGCTGAGCTCGATATCCTGCAAGCCGCGCCCTGACCGTACGCGCCGCCCGTCCACCACGGGCACACCGGTGGCGGCCAACGGGTCATCGATCAACTGGTCCGGCTACATCGCCTACAACGCGTCGTCGCCGACCTACGTCCAGTCGGAATGGACGGTGCCGGCGATCAGCACCGCGGATCCGACGGTGGGCAACACGAACTCCTCCATCTGGCCGGGCATCGGCGGCTGGGACGGGGTGTCCGGCGAGCTGCTCCAGGACGGGACCGAGCAGGACGCCACCTGCGCCCTCCTGCTGGGCAGCCTGTGCACGGAGCACACCACCAGTACGTATTTCTGGCTGGAGGACTACCCGGCCGAGCCGGAGCAGGAAATCACCAATCTGGTTCCCAAGGCCGGCGATTCCGTCGCCGCTGTGACGAGCTACTCATCGGGCACTGTCAGCTTCACGCTCTGCGACTTCACCGCGAATCAGTGCGTCCAGGGAAGCCAGGCCGCGAAAGCCCCCGGAAATTCGGCGGAATGGATCGTCGAGCGCCCGTCGGTGAACGGTCGGATCTCTGCGCTGAGTGATTTCGGGACGGCCACGCTGACCGACAACGTGTTCAACGATGCGAACCGGTACGAGCAACTCCCGCAGGACAGCAACGCGTCAGCCTTCGACATGTTCAACAGCAGTGGCAACCAGCTCGACGCCACCGGTTCCCTCGGATCCGACGGTACGACCTTCTCCGTCAATTGGGAACGCTCGTCCTGA
- a CDS encoding SDR family NAD(P)-dependent oxidoreductase, producing MSSSSTRTAIVTGASKGLGAGIAKALAGTGAAVVVNYREDAKGAERVVAGITAKGGRAIAVRADVARGDDVRHLFDRAREEYGPVDVLVNNAAVVAFAPLSGITEEEFQREMTTNLLGTILTTQALAAQDDIDTASIINVSTAGTLTHPPYASLYVASKSAVNAFTIVAAKELGPRGIRVNAIMPGPSDTEGTRAMGFPGSAQEAEAIAGTPLGRTGTPDDYGPLVAFLASDDARWITGDVILASGGMR from the coding sequence GTGAGCAGCAGCAGCACACGTACGGCGATCGTCACGGGCGCGTCAAAGGGCCTCGGTGCGGGGATCGCCAAGGCGCTGGCCGGGACCGGCGCGGCCGTCGTGGTGAACTACCGGGAGGATGCGAAGGGCGCCGAGCGGGTCGTCGCGGGCATCACCGCCAAGGGCGGCCGGGCGATCGCGGTCCGGGCGGACGTGGCCCGCGGCGACGACGTGCGCCATCTCTTCGATCGCGCGCGCGAGGAGTACGGACCGGTCGACGTGCTCGTGAACAACGCGGCCGTCGTCGCCTTCGCGCCGCTGTCGGGCATCACCGAAGAGGAGTTCCAGCGCGAGATGACCACGAACCTGCTGGGTACGATCCTCACCACGCAGGCCCTGGCCGCACAGGACGACATCGACACCGCGTCGATCATCAACGTCTCGACGGCCGGCACGCTCACCCACCCCCCGTACGCCTCGCTCTATGTCGCGTCCAAGAGCGCTGTCAACGCGTTCACCATCGTGGCGGCCAAGGAACTGGGCCCGCGCGGCATCCGGGTCAACGCGATCATGCCCGGACCGTCGGACACCGAGGGCACCAGGGCCATGGGATTCCCCGGCTCGGCTCAGGAAGCAGAGGCGATCGCCGGCACCCCGCTGGGCCGTACGGGCACCCCGGACGACTACGGCCCGCTGGTGGCCTTCCTGGCTTCCGACGACGCGCGCTGGATCACCGGGGATGTCATCCTCGCTTCCGGCGGCATGCGCTGA
- a CDS encoding alpha/beta fold hydrolase: MDFTLGDGTRIDYDDHGTGPLAVYAHGALLSRKAEDEMGTLDWEAVENLPGRRFVRFDARSHGASAGRPVPEDHRFERFAEDLVEFLGHLGGARPVTGMGSSLGCATVLHAAVGDPALFDRLVLVIPPTAWETRPAQAGNYRLAAELVTEHGVDAFTTAMSAAPVPATLSGFSYPPSELAVRPELLPALLQGLAASDLPAREKLRELAQPTLILALADDPAHPRSTAEQLADLLPDAELHVADDSAAVRTWGDRVARFLA, encoded by the coding sequence ATGGACTTCACTCTTGGCGACGGCACCCGCATCGACTACGACGACCACGGCACGGGCCCCTTGGCCGTCTACGCCCATGGCGCGCTCCTCAGCCGCAAGGCCGAGGACGAGATGGGCACCCTCGACTGGGAGGCCGTCGAGAACCTGCCCGGACGGCGGTTCGTCCGCTTCGACGCCCGTTCGCACGGTGCGTCCGCCGGCCGCCCGGTTCCCGAGGACCACCGCTTCGAGCGCTTCGCCGAAGACCTCGTCGAGTTCCTCGGACACCTGGGCGGGGCACGGCCGGTGACCGGCATGGGGTCCTCGCTGGGCTGCGCCACCGTGCTGCACGCGGCCGTCGGCGACCCGGCGCTGTTCGACCGGCTCGTGCTCGTCATCCCGCCGACCGCGTGGGAGACCCGCCCCGCGCAGGCCGGCAACTACCGCCTGGCCGCCGAGCTCGTGACGGAGCACGGCGTCGACGCGTTCACCACGGCGATGTCCGCCGCACCGGTTCCGGCCACCCTGTCCGGCTTCTCCTACCCGCCGAGCGAGTTGGCGGTGCGCCCCGAGCTACTGCCCGCGCTCCTCCAGGGCCTGGCCGCCTCGGACCTGCCGGCGCGCGAGAAGCTCCGCGAACTCGCCCAGCCCACCCTGATCCTGGCCCTCGCCGACGACCCCGCCCACCCGAGGTCCACCGCCGAGCAACTCGCCGACCTGCTCCCCGACGCCGAGCTGCACGTGGCGGACGACTCGGCGGCCGTGCGCACCTGGGGCGACCGGGTGGCCCGGTTCCTGGCCTGA
- a CDS encoding DUF397 domain-containing protein, producing the protein MTLDLFGASWFKSSYSDNGGTCVEVAPDFPGVVPVRDSKDPSGPALVFTAEAWQAFARGTAAGAFGAV; encoded by the coding sequence ATGACTCTCGATCTCTTCGGCGCGTCCTGGTTCAAGTCCAGCTACAGCGACAACGGCGGCACGTGCGTCGAGGTCGCCCCGGACTTCCCCGGTGTCGTCCCGGTCCGTGACTCCAAGGATCCGAGCGGTCCCGCTCTCGTCTTCACCGCCGAGGCCTGGCAGGCGTTCGCCCGCGGCACGGCCGCTGGCGCGTTCGGCGCCGTCTGA